One window of the Macaca thibetana thibetana isolate TM-01 chromosome 1, ASM2454274v1, whole genome shotgun sequence genome contains the following:
- the DCST1 gene encoding E3 ubiquitin-protein ligase DCST1 isoform X2: MDIKHHQSGARRQRRKQPHTMVQRLLSWGLPVSCSQFLWRQPGEFPVTAFLLGAGAGGLLAIGLFQLLVNPMNIYEEQKMMFLYSLVGLGAMGWGTSPHIRCASLLLVPKMLGKEGRLFVLGYALAAIYVGPVANLRHNLNDVIASLGCTVELQINNTRAAWRVSTAPLRAVFKDLLSSKELLRAETRNISTTFEDLDAQVKSETGYTPEDAVDSGETAQGREAHQAPASSLHLSTQKMYELKTKLRCSYVVNQAILSCRRWFDHKHEQCMKHIWVPLLTHLLCLPMKFKFFCGIAKVMEVWCRKRIPVEGNFGQTYDTLNQSIRDLDGEFSANIDFKEEKQAGVLGLNASWEQVSTEVRDYVHHQEARLEWALGLLHVLLSCTFLLVLYTSFSYMDSYNHDIRFDNIYISTYFCQIDDRRKKLGKRTLLPLRKAEEKTVIFPCKPTIQASEMSNMVRELLETLPILLLLAVLCGLDWALYSIFDTIRHHSFLQYSFRSSHKLEVKVGGDSMLARLLRRTIGALNTSSETVMESNNMPCLPQPVGLDARAYWRAALPIGLLVCLCLLQAFGYRLRRVIAAFYFPKREKKRILFLYNDLLRKRAAFTKLRRAAILRRARQQKAPVFTEPQFLPLKNGKTGEICKACSLEISLEWWSGVGLRCQRA, translated from the exons ATGGACATTAAACATCATCAGAGTGGGGcaagaaggcaaagaagaaaacagcctCATACCA TGGTGCAGAGGCTCCTGAGCTGGGGGCTGCCAGTCTCCTGTAGCCAGTTCCTATGGCGCCAGCCGGGCGAGTTTCCCGTCACTGCTTTCCTGCTGGGGGCAGGCGCTGGGGGGCTCCTGGCCATAG GTCTCTTTCAGCTCCTGGTGAACCCCATGAACATCTATGAAGAACAGAAGATGATGTTTTTGTACAGCTTGGTGG GCTTGGGAGCCATGGGCTGGGGGACCTCCCCTCACATCCGCTGTGCTAGCCTCCTGCTAGTACCCAAGATGCTGGGCAAGGAAGGCAGGCTCTTTGTCCTGGGATACGCCTTGGCTGCCATCTATGTGG GGCCAGTGGCCAATCTGCGGCACAATCTCAATGACGTGATCGCATCGCTGGGCTGCACCGTGGAGCTGCAGATCAACAACACCCGTGCAGCTTGGCGCGTCTCCACAGCCCCCTTACGGGCCGTGTTCAAGGACCTGCTG AGCAGCAAAGAATTGCTGAGAGCAGAGACTCGGAACATCTCCACCACCTTTGAGGACCTGGATGCCCAGGTGAAGAGCGAGACAGGCTATACACCTGAGGATGCTGTGGACTCAGGGGAGACAGCCCAGGGCAGGGAGGCCCACCAagccccagcctccagcctccacctGTCGACACAGAAGATGTATGAGCTGAAGACCAAGCTGCGTTGCTCCT ATGTGGTGAACCAGGCCATACTCAGCTGCCGTCGTTGGTTTGACCACAAGCATGAACAGTGCATGAAGCACATCTGGGTCCCACTCCTCACCCACCTGCTCTGCCTGCCTATGAAGTTCAAGTTCTTCTGCGGCATTGCCAAGG TGATGGAGGTTTGGTGCCGCAAGCGCATCCCAGTGGAAGGCAACTTTGGGCAGACCTACGACACCCTCAACCAGTCTATTCGTGACCTGGATGGGGAATTTTCAGCCAATATTGACTTCAAG GAAGAGAAGCAGGCTGGGGTGCTGGGGCTCAACGCGAGCTGGGAGCAAGTGAGCACTGAGGTGCGGGACTACGTGCACCACCAAGAGGCCCGGCTGGAGTGGGCCCTGGGGCTGCTGCACGTGCTGCTCTCCTGCACTTTCCTGCTGGTCCTGTACAC GTCTTTCTCCTACATGGACAGCTATAACCATGACATTCGTTTTGACAACATCTACATCAGCACCTACTTCTGCCAGATCGATGACCGCAGGAAGAAGCTG GGCAAACGGACTCTGCTGCCACTCCGCAAAGCTGAGGAGAAAACCGTCATCTTCCCCTGCAAGCCCACCATCCAGGCCTCAGAAATGAGCAACATG GTGAGGGAGCTCCTGGAGACACTGCCCATTCTGCTGCTGCTGGCGGTGCTATGCGGCTTGGACTGGGCTCTCTACTCCATCTTCGACACCATCCGCCACCACTCCTTCCTGCAGTACTCCTTCCGCA GCAGTCATAAACTGGAGGTGAAGGTCGGGGGAGACTCCATGCTAGCCCGGCTTCTTCGAAGAACCATTGGGGCCCTAAACACCTCCTCAGAGACAGTGATGGAATCAAACAACATGC cctgcctgccccagcctgtgGGCCTGGATGCCAGGGCCTACTGGAGAGCTGCACTACCAATTGGCCTGTTAGTGTGTCTCTGCCTGTTACAGGCTTTTGGCTACCGACTCCGGAGGGTCATCGCAGCCTTCTACTTCCCCAAG cgAGAGAAGAAGCGGATCCTGTTCCTCTACAATGACCTACTGAGGAAGAGAGCAGCCTTCACCAAACTCAGGAGGGCCGCTATCCTGAGACGGGCGCGACAGCAGAAGGCTCCA GtcttcactgagcctcagtttctccctctgaAGAATGGCAAGACTGGAGAGATCTGTAAGGCCTGCTCACTGGAGATCAGCCTAGAGTGGTGGTCAGGTGTGGGACTCCGGTGCCAGAGGGCCTAA
- the DCST1 gene encoding E3 ubiquitin-protein ligase DCST1 isoform X1, with protein MDIKHHQSGARRQRRKQPHTMVQRLLSWGLPVSCSQFLWRQPGEFPVTAFLLGAGAGGLLAIGLFQLLVNPMNIYEEQKMMFLYSLVGLGAMGWGTSPHIRCASLLLVPKMLGKEGRLFVLGYALAAIYVGPVANLRHNLNDVIASLGCTVELQINNTRAAWRVSTAPLRAVFKDLLSSKELLRAETRNISTTFEDLDAQVKSETGYTPEDAVDSGETAQGREAHQAPASSLHLSTQKMYELKTKLRCSYVVNQAILSCRRWFDHKHEQCMKHIWVPLLTHLLCLPMKFKFFCGIAKVMEVWCRKRIPVEGNFGQTYDTLNQSIRDLDGEFSANIDFKEEKQAGVLGLNASWEQVSTEVRDYVHHQEARLEWALGLLHVLLSCTFLLVLYTSFSYMDSYNHDIRFDNIYISTYFCQIDDRRKKLGKRTLLPLRKAEEKTVIFPCKPTIQASEMSNMVRELLETLPILLLLAVLCGLDWALYSIFDTIRHHSFLQYSFRSSHKLEVKVGGDSMLARLLRRTIGALNTSSETVMESNNMPCLPQPVGLDARAYWRAALPIGLLVCLCLLQAFGYRLRRVIAAFYFPKREKKRILFLYNDLLRKRAAFTKLRRAAILRRARQQKAPRHPLADILHRGCPLLRRWLRRRCVVCQAPKTPESYVCPTLDCEAVYCWSCWDDMRQRCPVCTPREELSSSAFSDSNDDTAYAG; from the exons ATGGACATTAAACATCATCAGAGTGGGGcaagaaggcaaagaagaaaacagcctCATACCA TGGTGCAGAGGCTCCTGAGCTGGGGGCTGCCAGTCTCCTGTAGCCAGTTCCTATGGCGCCAGCCGGGCGAGTTTCCCGTCACTGCTTTCCTGCTGGGGGCAGGCGCTGGGGGGCTCCTGGCCATAG GTCTCTTTCAGCTCCTGGTGAACCCCATGAACATCTATGAAGAACAGAAGATGATGTTTTTGTACAGCTTGGTGG GCTTGGGAGCCATGGGCTGGGGGACCTCCCCTCACATCCGCTGTGCTAGCCTCCTGCTAGTACCCAAGATGCTGGGCAAGGAAGGCAGGCTCTTTGTCCTGGGATACGCCTTGGCTGCCATCTATGTGG GGCCAGTGGCCAATCTGCGGCACAATCTCAATGACGTGATCGCATCGCTGGGCTGCACCGTGGAGCTGCAGATCAACAACACCCGTGCAGCTTGGCGCGTCTCCACAGCCCCCTTACGGGCCGTGTTCAAGGACCTGCTG AGCAGCAAAGAATTGCTGAGAGCAGAGACTCGGAACATCTCCACCACCTTTGAGGACCTGGATGCCCAGGTGAAGAGCGAGACAGGCTATACACCTGAGGATGCTGTGGACTCAGGGGAGACAGCCCAGGGCAGGGAGGCCCACCAagccccagcctccagcctccacctGTCGACACAGAAGATGTATGAGCTGAAGACCAAGCTGCGTTGCTCCT ATGTGGTGAACCAGGCCATACTCAGCTGCCGTCGTTGGTTTGACCACAAGCATGAACAGTGCATGAAGCACATCTGGGTCCCACTCCTCACCCACCTGCTCTGCCTGCCTATGAAGTTCAAGTTCTTCTGCGGCATTGCCAAGG TGATGGAGGTTTGGTGCCGCAAGCGCATCCCAGTGGAAGGCAACTTTGGGCAGACCTACGACACCCTCAACCAGTCTATTCGTGACCTGGATGGGGAATTTTCAGCCAATATTGACTTCAAG GAAGAGAAGCAGGCTGGGGTGCTGGGGCTCAACGCGAGCTGGGAGCAAGTGAGCACTGAGGTGCGGGACTACGTGCACCACCAAGAGGCCCGGCTGGAGTGGGCCCTGGGGCTGCTGCACGTGCTGCTCTCCTGCACTTTCCTGCTGGTCCTGTACAC GTCTTTCTCCTACATGGACAGCTATAACCATGACATTCGTTTTGACAACATCTACATCAGCACCTACTTCTGCCAGATCGATGACCGCAGGAAGAAGCTG GGCAAACGGACTCTGCTGCCACTCCGCAAAGCTGAGGAGAAAACCGTCATCTTCCCCTGCAAGCCCACCATCCAGGCCTCAGAAATGAGCAACATG GTGAGGGAGCTCCTGGAGACACTGCCCATTCTGCTGCTGCTGGCGGTGCTATGCGGCTTGGACTGGGCTCTCTACTCCATCTTCGACACCATCCGCCACCACTCCTTCCTGCAGTACTCCTTCCGCA GCAGTCATAAACTGGAGGTGAAGGTCGGGGGAGACTCCATGCTAGCCCGGCTTCTTCGAAGAACCATTGGGGCCCTAAACACCTCCTCAGAGACAGTGATGGAATCAAACAACATGC cctgcctgccccagcctgtgGGCCTGGATGCCAGGGCCTACTGGAGAGCTGCACTACCAATTGGCCTGTTAGTGTGTCTCTGCCTGTTACAGGCTTTTGGCTACCGACTCCGGAGGGTCATCGCAGCCTTCTACTTCCCCAAG cgAGAGAAGAAGCGGATCCTGTTCCTCTACAATGACCTACTGAGGAAGAGAGCAGCCTTCACCAAACTCAGGAGGGCCGCTATCCTGAGACGGGCGCGACAGCAGAAGGCTCCA CGCCACCCGCTGGCGGATATCCTGCACCGCGGCTGCCCGCTCCTGCGCCGCTGGCTGCGCCGGCGCTGCGTGGTGTGCCAGGCACCCAAGACGCCCGAGTCCTACGTGTGCCCGACGCTGGACTGCGAGGCCGTGTACTGCTGGTCGTGCTGGGACGACATGCGGCAGCGGTGCCCGGTCTGCACGCCCCGCGAGGAGCTCTCCTCCTCCGCCTTTAGTGACAGCAACGACGACACTGCCTACGCGGGGTGA